The bacterium genome includes a region encoding these proteins:
- a CDS encoding lipoprotein-releasing system transmembrane subunit LolC, producing MSFEFFVALRHLRSRRQSGLLSAITYIAIAGVIVGVAALIIVLSVMNGYESEVRSRFIAMGSHVKVVTFHDRGLSDIPAVTKTVQSLSAVQAITPYLEGKGLIKHRKHTTGVVIQGIEPASAGKVVDL from the coding sequence ATGTCTTTTGAATTTTTCGTAGCCCTGCGTCATCTGCGCTCCCGCCGACAATCAGGCTTGTTGTCGGCCATCACCTATATCGCGATCGCCGGCGTGATCGTTGGGGTGGCGGCACTGATCATCGTTCTGTCGGTGATGAACGGCTACGAATCCGAAGTGCGATCCCGCTTCATCGCCATGGGGAGTCATGTCAAAGTGGTGACCTTTCATGACCGCGGCCTGAGCGACATCCCTGCAGTCACCAAAACCGTACAATCGCTCTCCGCTGTGCAGGCCATCACCCCCTATCTGGAGGGGAAGGGGCTGATCAAGCACAGAAAACATACCACCGGCGTGGTCATCCAAGGCATCGAACCAGCCAGCGCCGGAAAGGTGGTCGACTTGAA